From Cricetulus griseus strain 17A/GY chromosome 1 unlocalized genomic scaffold, alternate assembly CriGri-PICRH-1.0 chr1_0, whole genome shotgun sequence, a single genomic window includes:
- the Trpv6 gene encoding transient receptor potential cation channel subfamily V member 6 isoform X2 has product MGWSLPKDKGLILCLWNKFCKWFHRQESWAQSRDEQNLLQQKRIWESPLLLAAKENDIQALSKLLKFGGCEVHQRGAMGETALHIAALYDNLEAAMVLMEAAPELVFEPMTSELYEGQTPLHIAVMNQNVNLVCALLARGASVSARATGSAFHYSPHNLIYYGEHPLSFAACVGSEEIVRLLIEHGADIRAQDSLGNTVLHILILQPNKTFACQMYNLLLSYDGGDHLKSLELVPNNQGLTPFKLAGVEGNTVMFQHLMQKRKHVQWTYGPLTSTLYDLTEIDSSGDDQSLLELIVTTKKREARHILDQTPVKELVSLKWKRFGRPYFCVLGAIYVLYIICFTMCCVYRPLKPRTTNRTNPRDNTLLQQKLLQEAYGTPKDDLRLVGELVSVVGAVIILLVEIPDIFRLGVTRFFGQTILGGPFHVIIITYAFMVLVTMVMRLTNADGEVVPMSFALVLGWCNVMYFARGFQMLGPFTIMIQKMIFGDLMRFCWLMAVVILGFASAFYIIFQTEDPDELGHFYDYPMALFSTFELFLTIIDGPANYDVDLPFMYSITYAAFAIIATLLMLNLLIAMMGDTHWRVAHERDELWRAQVVATTVMLERKLPRCLWPRSGICGREYGLGDRWFLRVEDRQDLNRQRIRRYARAFQQQDGLYSEDLEKDSGEKPEMTRSFGAYLSFPTPSVSRSTSRSSVNWERLRQGTLRRDLRGIINRGLEDGEGWEYQI; this is encoded by the exons CTCAAGTTTGGAGGATGTGAGGTGCACCAGAGAG GAGCCATGGGGGAAACTGCACTGCACATAGCAGCCCTCTATGATAACCTGGAGGCTGCCATGGTGCTGATGGAGGCTGCCCCAGAGCTGGTCTTTGAGCCAATGACCTCTGAGCTATATGAAG GTCAGACTCCATTGCACATCGCAGTCATGAACCAGAATGTGAATCTGGTCTGTGCCCTGCTTGCCCGAGGGGCCAGTGTCTCTGCCAGAGCTACTGGCTCCGCCTTCCACTACAGTCCCCACAACCTTATCTACTATG GAGAGCACCCTCTGTCCTTTGCTGCCTGTGTGGGCAGCGAGGAGATTGTCAGGCTGCTCATCGAACATGGAGCTGACATCCGGGCCCAGGACTCCCTGG GAAATACAGTGCTGCACATACTCATCTTGCAGCCCAACAAAACTTTTGCCTGCCAGATGTACAACCTGCTACTGTCCTATGATGGAGGAGACCACCTGAAGTCCCTGGAGCTTGTGCCCAACAACCAGGGACTCACCCCCTTCAAGCTGGCTGGGGTGGAAGGCAACACTGTG ATGTTCCAACACCTGATGCAGAAGCGGAAGCACGTCCAGTGGACATATGGGCCACTGACTTCTACCCTTTACGACCTCACTGAGATCGACTCCTCAGGAGATGATCAATCGCTGCTGGAGCTTATTGTTACTACCAAGAAGCGTGAG GCCCGCCATATTCTGGACCAGACGCCTGTGAAGGAGCTGGTGAGCCTCAAGTGGAAGCGGTTCGGGCGGCCCTACTTCTGCGTGCTGGGCGCCATCTACGTGCTGTACATCATTTGCTTCACCATGTGCTGTGTGTACCGGCCCCTCAAGCCCAGGACCACTAACCGAACCAATCCCCGGGACAACACCCTCCTGCAGCAGAAGCTCCTGCAG GAGGCCTATGGGACCCCCAAGGACGATCTACGGCTGGTGGGGGAGCTGGTGAGCGTCGTTGGGGCTGTGATCATCCTGCTGGTGGAG ATTCCAGACATCTTCAGGTTGGGGGTCACGCGATTCTTTGGGCAGACCATCCTTGGGGGGCCATTCCATGTCATCAT tatcACTTATGCCTTCATGGTGCTGGTGACCATGGTGATGAGGCTCACCAACGCAGACGGGGAGGTGGTGCCGATGTCCTTTGCTCTGGTGTTGGGTTGGTGCAATGTTATGTACTTTGCCAGAGGATTCCAGATGCTTGGTCCCTTCACCATCATGATCCAGAAG ATGATTTTTGGTGACTTGATGCGATTCTGCTGGCTGATGGCTGTGGTGATCCTGGGATTTGCTTCAG CCTTCTATATCATCTTCCAGACAGAGGACCCTGATGAGCTCGGCCATTTCTATGACTACCCCATGGCGCTGTTCAGCACCTTTGAGCTCTTCCTCACCATCATCGACGGCCCTGCCAACTATGACGTGGACCTGCCCTTCATGTACAGCATCACCTATGCCGCCTTTGCCATCATCGCCACACTGCTCATGCTCAACCTCCTCATTGCCATGATGGGTGACACTCACTGGAGAGTGGCCCACGAGAGGGATGAGCTCTGGAGGGCACAG GTTGTAGCCACCACTGTGATGCTGGAGCGGAAGCTGCCTCGCTGCCTGTGGCCTCGCTCTGGGATCTGTGGGCGCGAGTATGGGCTGGGGGACCGCTGGTTCCTGCG GGTGGAAGACAGGCAAGATCTCAACAGGCAACGCATCCGCCGCTATGCACGGGCCTTCCAGCAACAAGATGGCCTGTACTCAGAGGACTTGGAAAAAGACTCAGGAGAAAAGCCGGAGATGACACGTTCCTTTGGTGCCTACCTGTCCTTCCCCACACCCTCCGTGTCTCGAAGCACCTCCCGGAGCAGCGTCAACTGGGAAAGGCTTCGACAAGGGACTCTAAGGAGGGACCTTCGAGGGATAATCAACCGCGGTCTTGAAGATGGGGAGGGCTGGGAGTACCAGATCTGA